The following is a genomic window from Eubalaena glacialis isolate mEubGla1 chromosome 18, mEubGla1.1.hap2.+ XY, whole genome shotgun sequence.
TCCTCCCGGCAACAGCACCTTCAACCCAAAAGGAGCGGTGCTGAAGCAAGAGGGGTCAGAGTAGGTGCCCGGTGTGGGCTGGAGTGTGCTGGGACATTCCTGGCATGTCAGTCAGAGTTCCAGACAGCTCCTGATCCGCCGCTTCGATGAGCGCCAGTAATGACTGCTCTCCCCCTGTTCAGATGCAGTGCCGGGTCTAGCCTGCTtttcaccacccccccaccccccgctgccCCAAGTGCACACTCCCCTGAAGTGGTAGTCTTTTCCCTAGTGGGGAGCTGCGCTGGAGCtagaggggctggggtgggcacTTGGTGTGGGCCAGGGTATTCACTGGAGCAATCGGGACACTGGCCAGAGCCCCGGGCAGTTTCAGTCTGCTTCCTTCACCACCTTGTTGCTGGGAATAAGTGAGCATGAGTGTGCCCTTCACAAGTGGAATCtgtttcttacagccctccttgaagtcccactggttttcaaactaaCCAAGGGGAATTGTCTTCCTGGGgttggaccccagggctggggtgccccGTATGTGGTTTGAACGTCTTACTCTCCAGGGAGGATCTCCAAGCTTGTGATATCCCTGTGGATCCCACCCTGATTGCTTCACCTCCCTTCCTGCGTGACTCTGTGTAtatctttctttacagccttggttgtacaggagtccttTTACCAGTTTCCACTTAGTTTTGCAAGAGAATTTTCCCCCATGTAggtgtaaaaatatttttgatatgttCATAGGGGGAGATGAGCCCAgcatcctcctcccccaccatccTGATCTCCTTCCCCCAGATCTAACATGGTTTGACTCTtcagttggattttttttgttgttttcaagaGATCTAGTTAAAACATTTggattaaagtaaaataatgaaatatatatgtcATGGCTTTTTAACCTATTAAAAACACAACATGACCATATAATAGACTTTACAGTAAGTCATCAGTATAATTAAATGGTACTATTACAACATTTATTAAGGTACAATTTCCCAGTACTATTACTTGATGAATAACAAACATAAtctaacatactatatatatataatatatatataatgtatatattatatatatagattaTGTTATGTATAAcatactatgtatatatatacacacatatatacatatatgtatatatatacatatatgtatatatgtgtgtatatatatatgtatgtttatggtCTAATATGTGGTAAATATTTCAAAGTGCCTCTTCTCAGCtaaaaatttgtatttctctatttCCAGGCCACAAGGTTCAACATACCAATATCCATTATTTCAAACTCaatctttgtttttcaaatgatTGTATCTTTAACACTTTACAGAGATagctatattaaaatatttcctatacTTGAGACAACTATTTTGCTCCTGCAGAAATCCACCTGCCATTAACTCCACACAAACAAAAAGGATTCATGACTTTCTTCCCCAAATAACTATTCCTCCACTGTGTGTGTTTAGTAAAAACCTCCACTTAATTCCTCATGTAATTGACATGAGAGTACTCCTTCAAATCTCTTTCTTTCCAATACAGTCAGCTGACATCCTCACACTATACAGAAGAATCTATCTTCTACAGATGCCAAAACCCGTGCCATCTTATCCCAAACatcatgtctttttaaattttctcactcacctcatgttttttttttctttttttaaaattgtccaAAACATCTTTATACTCTCTTTTTCCCCACTCCATTTAATCTGACCATtgctacatgaaaaaaaaaaattaaatatgctgTCTTTCTATATATTATTATACTTCACATGAGCACCATCTTTATAACGATGTAACATACAAATTTCATAACTTGGCTCCAAATATACCTACTCTCTGAAACTGATTTCCATTCCATCTTCACTCCATGATACCTCATTACTCCCTGAGAACATTTTTCTCTTCAGTTTCTTGAATGACCATCCTacatgctattcttttttttcatggaacTTTTCCAGAAATTCCATGTTTAGTTAATTTCTGGATAAATTCATTATGTGAAATTGAAAGTTACACACTCAGACATCCTCAGGACGTCCAGATTGTGTCAGGCtctactgtttttttgtttttgtttttttttaaatttcattgactCTGAACTACTCCACTACAAACATTAATACAATTCAATTGTGTAAGTAATTACATAATACATAATGTTTCACTTACAGTTGCTACTACTTTTCATCGTTTATTATGGGGCAGAATTTCAGTATGTCTTGTACACCATTCCCTTGTAATGTGACTTTCATAATTTCACTTACAGCTCCGTGAGGATGAGTGGATACGCAAGTGAACATGGTACAAAAACATAACTTTATCTCTTTCTGATAAGATCAGTAGCTTTTGCATTCCTTACACAGGCAACGCAGAGCCTGTATTACATTGACGTTATGGCTCGTGAGAAGAAAGGGACTGACAGTTGGGAAACATGCAGCAACCAATGCAGAGATGTTCACTAGTAACCAACTGGGATTATTAAAAAGAGCAATACAGACTTGGAAGATGGAGAAGAGAgtgtaaaatgatacaaaggTGTTTACAAGGACAAGGAGTCTTCGGGTTGCTCTGGCCTCGGGTGAATCTGTGCGAAAGATTTTTCCTATGAATGTGTTGGACCTGCTGCTTATGCCTGTACAGGATAAAAATCATGGAGCCACTGGCCCAGAGCATGAGCCCCAGGCATAAAACATCAGGGAATGACAACAATGTTGCAAGGAGTGAAAGTGTAATTTTGTTATTACCTACCCCAGCACAGTATCCCAAATCCTTTGTCGTGATGTTTCTGTTGCTCCATTTGCCAGTCATACACATAGGAAAAATGATATTTACCAGCATTTGCAGGATCCAACACAAGAAAATATAGGAGCCAATGTGCTTGGGAGCTTTCACTTTCATTTATGCCCATCTAGAGTTTCTGGGGCTGATCGTGATGGCCTGGAAGACACTCAAGAGTCACTTTCCATGTATGAACAACTGCAATGAGAGCCGTGCATGTGACAATTTTGCTTTTCCTCACAAATCTATGAGGCAGACACTACTATTCCTTTCATTGTAAAGATGGGGAGAAtacaga
Proteins encoded in this region:
- the LOC133077765 gene encoding LOW QUALITY PROTEIN: vomeronasal type-1 receptor 4-like (The sequence of the model RefSeq protein was modified relative to this genomic sequence to represent the inferred CDS: inserted 2 bases in 1 codon; substituted 1 base at 1 genomic stop codon); protein product: SVFQAITISPRNSRWAXMKVKAPKHIGSYIFLCWILQMLVNIIFPMCMTGKWSNRNITTKDLGYCAGVGNNKITLSLLATLLSFPDVLCLGLMLWASGSMIFILYRHKQQVQHIHRKNLSHRXSPEARATRRLLVLVNTFVSFYTLFSIFQVCIALFNNPSWLLVNISALVAACFPTVSPFLLTSHNVNVIQALRCLCKECKSY